A single region of the Raphanus sativus cultivar WK10039 chromosome 1, ASM80110v3, whole genome shotgun sequence genome encodes:
- the LOC108807981 gene encoding disease resistance protein RPV1 — translation MEAAVLSKPHRLKYHFFLSFRGEDTRHTLVKRLYEDLHEKEIVLIFRDNEGMERGQPINPSLVAGIEDSAASLVVFSSRYADSHWCLDELAKLCDLSSSLDRPMIPIFYEVDPCDVRKQSGRFVKDFEAHAQDIRFSKEEIQRWRGAMKIVGNIPGYIYRKGENEDEMMISEQKNKIKKIKEDEIMRFVVKRVLAEVNNTPEKVGEYTVGLESRVDDLMNLVNLKSSSQVQILGLYGTGGIGKTTLAKRFYNKIVEYFKEQRVFISNVRERSSGHDGLLNLQKTLIKGILRLVPEVEDVNKGRDKIRESVYEKKILVVLDDVDKVDQVDALLGERSWYGEGTLIVITTRDEEILNRLSVSLKYEVKCLSEEEAVKLFSYHSLRKEKPTGSLLKLSENIVKITGLLPLAVEVFGSLFYDKKEKEWLVQLKKLEETKPNGLQDVLKLSFESLDDEEKKVFLDTACLFLKMDMTKEEIVDVLKGCGFNAEAALKALRQKSLVKFLADDTLWMHDQIKDMGMQMVIQESLEDPGKRSRLWDHGEIMTVLNNAKGTPSIRGIVLDFKKKFVNPGISIYLKNILKPTSSENTIPVEHFVPMKKLRLLQINHVELQGNLEQLPPDLKWIQWRGCLLKDVPPSFLNRQLAVLDLSESGIRRFQSLQPRRVDDKLKVLNLRDCHSLEAFPDLSNHEALEKLDFQGCKLLVKVPASVGNMKTLLHLDFRNCTRLTEFLEDVSGLKFLEKLYLSGCSNLSVLPEENFGAMKCLKELLLDGTAIKKLPESIFRLEKLQKLNLKSCRSIQELPLCIGTLTSLEELDLSSTSLQSLPSSIGSLISLQKLYVMHCTSLTEIPDTINNLASLQELVIDESAVGELPLSPGSLPCLTKLSAGGCRSLKQVPSSIGRLNSLLQLKLDSTQIETLPEEISELRFIQKLELRNCISLKSLPSTIGEMDTLHSLYLEGSNIEQLPEEFGKLESLVLLQMNKCKNLKKLPNSFGGLKSLQHLHMEETLVMELPESFGDLSNLKVLKMMKIDAPPGTGEESSFVIPKSFSNLLLLEELDARGCGISGEVPDVFEKLSSVKILNLGNNKFHSFTSSLKGLSDLEELSLHDCRELTCVPPLPCKLKQLNLGNCFSLESISDLSELTMLRDLNLTNCEKVDDIPGLEHLTALKRLDMSGCNFQVHL, via the exons ATGGAGGCTGCCGTTCTATCGAAGCCGCATAGGCTCAAGTATCATTTCTTCCTCAGTTTCAGAGGCGAAGACACGCGTCACACCCTCGTAAAGCGTCTCTACGAGGATCTCCACGAGAAGGAGATAGTCCTCATCTTCCGCGACAACGAAGGCATGGAACGAGGGCAACCGATCAATCCGAGCCTCGTGGCAGGCATAGAAGACTCCGCGGCCTCCCTGGTCGTCTTCTCCTCTCGCTACGCTGACTCCCACTGGTGCCTTGATGAGTTAGCCAAGCTCTGCGATCTGAGCTCATCGCTTGATCGTCCCATGATACCAATCTTCTACGAGGTAGATCCTTGCGATGTACGCAAACAGAGCGGTCGTTTCGTGAAGGACTTTGAAGCACACGCACAGGACATAAGATTTAGCAAGGAAGAGATACAGCGATGGAGAGGAGCAATGAAAATAGTTGGAAACATCCCTGGATATATTTACAG AAAAGGAGAAAATGAGGATGAGATGATGATcagtgaacaaaaaaataaaataaaaaaaataaaagaggatGAGATCATGAGGTTTGTGGTGAAGAGGGTTTTAGCTGAAGTGAACAATACACCAGAGAAAGTTGGAGAATACACCGTTGGCTTGGAGTCACGTGTTGATGATTTGATGAATCTGGTCAACCTTAAATCCAGTTCTCAAGTTCAAATCTTGGGGCTTTACGGTACGGGTGGTATTGGGAAGACTACGCTTGCAAAACGTTTCTATAACAAGATTGTAGAATACTTCAAGGAGCAACGAGTTTTCATCTCAAACGTTAGAGAAAGATCATCAGGACATGACGGGTTACTCAATCTACAAAAGACTTTGATCAAGGGGATTCTCCGTTTGGTACCTGAAGTAGAAGATGTTAACAAAGGGAGAGACAAGATAAGAGAAAGTGTTTATGAGAAGAAGATTCTTGTGGTTTTAGATGATGTTGATAAGGTAGACCAAGTTGATGCCTTACTCGGTGAAAGGAGTTGGTATGGTGAAGGAACTCTTATAGTCATCACTACCAGAGATGAAGAGATTCTCAATAGGCTCTCTGTGAGCCTAAAGTATGAGGTCAAGTGCTTGAGTGAAGAGGAAGCAGTGAAGCTGTTTAGCTATCATTCACTGCGAAAAGAAAAACCAACAGGGAGTCTACTGAAGTTATCTGAGAATATCGTCAAGATAACTGGATTGTTGCCACTAGCTGTTGAAGTGTTTGGTTCTCTTTTTTATGACAAAAAGGAAAAGGAGTGGCTAGTTCAGCTAAAGAAGCTGGAAGAAACTAAACCAAACGGTCTTCAGGACGTTCTGAAGCTGAGTTTTGAGTCCTTAGAcgatgaagagaagaaagtcTTCCTCGACACTGCGTGTCTCTTTCTTAAAATGGACATGACTAAAGAGGAAATCGTCGACGTACTGAAAGGTTGTGGGTTCAACGCTGAGGCTGCTCTCAAAGCTCTTAGACAGAAGTCTCTTGTTAAGTTCTTGGCAGACGATACTCTTTGGATGCATGATCAGATTAAGGACATGGGAATGCAGATGGTCATTCAAGAAAGCCTTGAGGATCCTGGAAAGCGAAGTAGACTATGGGATCATGGTGAAATCATGACCGTGTTGAACAATGCGAAG GGAACACCATCCATCAGAGGAATCGTATTAGATTTCAAGAAGAAGTTTGTGAATCCAGGCATCAGCATTTACCTGAAGAATATATTAAAGCCTACAAGTAGTGAAAACACCATTCCCGTGGAGCATTTTGTACCAATGAAAAAGTTGAGACTTCTTCAGATCAATCATGTGGAACTGCAAGGAAATCTTGAACAACTTCCACCTGACCTCAAGTGGATACAGTGGAGAGGCTGTCTATTAAAAGATGTTCCACCGAGTTTTCTTAATAGGCAACTCGCTGTTCTTGATCTTTCAGAGAGTGGTATAAGACGCTTCCAGAGTTTGCAGCCAAGAAGG GTGGATGACAAGTTGAAGGTTTTAAATTTGCGTGATTGCCACAGCTTAGAAGCCTTCCCTGATTTATCAAACCATGAAGCCTTAGAGAAGCTTGATTTCCAAGGATGCAAGCTTCTAGTGAAGGTTCCTGCATCAGTTGGTAATATGAAAACATTACTTCACCTGGATTTCAGAAACTGCACAAGACTCACTGAGTTTCTTGAGGATGTTTCTGGACTGAAATTTCTTGAAAAGCTCTACCTATCTGGCTGTTCAAATCTGAGTGTGTTACCAGAAGAAAACTTTGGTGCTATGAAATGCTTGAAAGAGCTTCTTCTTGATGGAACTGCGATAAAGAAGTTACCAGAATCAATTTTTCGCCTTGAAAAACTTCAAAAGCTTAATCTAAAGAGTTGCAGATCTATTCAAGAGCTACCTCTGTGCATAGGGACGTTGACATCACTGGAGGAGCTAGATCTTAGTAGCACTTCACTGCAAAGTCTTCCGAGCTCTATTGGAAGTCTCATAAGTCTCCAGAAGTTGTATGTGATGCACTGCACATCCCTTACTGAGATTCCTGACACTATCAATAACCTCGCATCATTACAAGAGTTAGTCATCGATGAAAGCGCGGTGGGGGAGCTACCTCTAAGCCCTGGATCACTGCCATGTTTGACTAAACTTTCAGCAGGAGGATGCAGGTCGCTGAAACAGGTTCCTAGTTCAATAGGGAGGTTAAACTCTCTTCTCCAACTTAAGTTGGATAGTACACAAATTGAAACTCTACCAGAAGAGATAAGTGAGTTGCGGTTTATTCAGAAACTTGAGTTGAGGAACTGCATATCATTGAAATCTCTGCCTAGTACGATTGGAGAAATGGACACACTCCATAGCTTATACCTTGAAGGCTCCAACATTGAACAACTCCCTGAAGAATTTGGGAAGCTGGAGAGCCTGGTATTACTCCAAATGAACAAGTGTAAAAATCTCAAGAAGCTTCCTAACTCATTTGGAGGCTTGAAGTCTCTTCAACATCTGCACATGGAGGAAACTTTGGTCATGGAGTTGCCAGAAAGTTTTGGAGACCTCTCAAACTTAAAGGTACTGAAAATGATGAAGATTGATGCTCCTCCAGGTACAGGCGAAGAATCTAGTTTTGTAATTCCAAAATCTTTCTCAAACCTCTTGCTGCTCGAGGAACTGGATGCTCGTGGTTGTGGAATATCTGGTGAAGTCCCTGATGTTTTTGAGAAGCTTTCTTCTGTGAAGATACTGAACCTTGGGAATAACAAGTTTCACAGTTTTACGTCTAGCCTCAAGGGGTTATCGGATCTTGAGGAACTTTCATTGCATGACTGCCGAGAGCTCACGTGTGTTCCTCCTCTTCCGTGTAAGTTGAAGCAGCTAAACTTGGGAAACTGCTTTTCATTGGAGA